In Saccharomonospora marina XMU15, one genomic interval encodes:
- a CDS encoding sigma-54-dependent Fis family transcriptional regulator, producing the protein MKLRTEIAQSWRRSELSGLKPGAPTDRLEVRDIDPRSRLLRAATPVLDDIARHLGNTSLCLVLADRDCRIVARRFGSHSVERALDNVSAVPGCRYTEDTSGTNSLATPFELRRGVAVHGSEHYLEGLKRFTCYGHPIVHPATKRLEGVLDITGLAEDTNPLLAPFLVHAIADIEQRLLEGSNQAQQHLLAAFQAAQHRCRAVLALGDDVALANSAAVDLIDPADHVLLRDVSRTRRGVRRLRLTSGTEVEVRMEAVSVNAGMLFEIAPVRPAYASTTRRRDHGGVLPADVEERLRNAAHSRRRVLICGEPGSGRTTALTTLAGAHSLVAVSGENVLTTGESRWYAELEKLARTHTGLVAIEGAHLLGPVLAAKVARLLDESRAWLALTTGPLPELSGEQAALAARVHRRVELPALRHRRADIPMLARTVLAAQVPQDPPRLTAGALELLAAQPWPGNLRELATVLTETARRRTCGDITARDLAPSCPVSAATPALSGWEQAEHDAITAALTAERGNKVHAAKRLGISRSTLYNRMRALRITS; encoded by the coding sequence GTGAAGCTACGTACCGAGATCGCGCAGTCGTGGCGGCGATCGGAGCTGAGCGGGCTCAAACCGGGCGCTCCGACCGACCGGCTCGAGGTACGCGACATCGACCCCCGCAGCAGGTTGCTGCGTGCGGCCACCCCCGTGCTCGACGACATCGCCAGGCACCTCGGGAACACCAGCCTTTGCCTGGTACTGGCCGACCGCGACTGCCGCATCGTGGCCAGGCGCTTCGGCAGCCACTCCGTGGAACGAGCACTCGACAACGTCAGCGCCGTTCCCGGCTGCCGGTACACCGAGGACACCAGCGGCACCAACTCACTGGCTACACCGTTCGAGCTACGCAGGGGCGTCGCCGTCCACGGCAGCGAGCACTACCTCGAAGGTCTCAAGCGATTCACCTGCTACGGCCACCCGATCGTGCACCCGGCGACTAAGCGGCTGGAAGGCGTCCTCGACATCACCGGCCTCGCCGAGGACACCAACCCGCTGCTCGCGCCGTTCCTCGTGCACGCGATCGCCGACATCGAGCAGCGCCTGCTGGAGGGCTCCAACCAGGCGCAGCAGCACCTGCTCGCCGCGTTCCAGGCGGCACAGCACCGCTGCCGCGCGGTACTCGCGCTCGGCGATGACGTCGCGCTGGCCAACAGCGCCGCCGTCGACCTCATCGATCCCGCCGACCACGTGCTGCTCAGGGACGTGAGCCGGACGAGGAGAGGGGTGCGGCGGCTGCGGTTGACCTCGGGCACCGAAGTCGAGGTGCGGATGGAGGCGGTCTCCGTCAACGCCGGGATGCTGTTCGAGATCGCGCCGGTGCGACCCGCCTACGCATCGACCACACGCCGCCGTGACCACGGCGGCGTGCTGCCCGCGGACGTCGAGGAACGGCTGCGCAACGCGGCACACTCCCGCCGCCGGGTGCTGATCTGCGGCGAGCCGGGTTCCGGGCGTACCACCGCGCTCACCACCCTGGCGGGGGCGCACTCGCTGGTCGCGGTGTCAGGCGAGAACGTCCTCACCACCGGGGAGTCACGCTGGTACGCGGAACTGGAGAAGCTGGCCCGCACCCACACCGGGCTGGTGGCGATCGAGGGTGCACACCTGCTCGGGCCCGTGCTGGCCGCCAAGGTCGCCCGCCTGCTCGACGAGTCGCGCGCCTGGCTGGCCCTGACCACCGGCCCGCTGCCGGAGTTGAGTGGTGAGCAGGCCGCGCTCGCGGCGAGGGTGCATCGCAGGGTGGAGCTGCCCGCGCTGCGGCACCGGCGCGCAGACATCCCGATGCTGGCCAGGACGGTGCTGGCGGCACAGGTGCCGCAGGACCCGCCTCGACTCACCGCGGGCGCCCTCGAACTGCTGGCCGCCCAACCGTGGCCGGGAAACCTGCGCGAGTTGGCGACGGTGCTCACCGAGACCGCCCGCCGCCGCACCTGCGGCGACATCACCGCACGCGACCTCGCCCCGAGCTGTCCGGTCAGTGCGGCAACTCCAGCGCTCAGCGGCTGGGAACAGGCCGAGCACGACGCCATCACCGCCGCACTGACCGCGGAGCGGGGCAACAAGGTGCACGCCGCCAAGCGCCTCGGCATCAGCCGCTCGACCCTCTACAACCGGATGCGGGCACTGCGTATCACCAGCTAG
- a CDS encoding NDMA-dependent alcohol dehydrogenase has product MKTKAAVLFDAGKPFEIMELDLDGPKAGEVLIKYAAAGLCHSDLHLIDGDLVPRYPIVGGHEGAGIIEEVGAGVTKVKPGDHVVCSFIPNCGHCRYCATGRSSLCDMGATILEGHLPDGTFRFHSGDTDFGGMCMLGTFSERATISEHSVVKVDDWLPLETAVLVGCGVPTGWASANYAGGVRAGDTTVIYGIGGIGINAVQGAAHAGAKHVVVVDPVEFKRETALKLGATHAFATAQEAAEKVAELTWGQMADQALVTVGVVDEQVITDAFNVLGKGGTVVVTGLAHPEKLTVHVSGGVLTLFEKTIKGTLFGSANPQYDILKILRLYDAGQLKLDELVTTKYNLEQVNEGYQDLRDGKNIRGVITYAD; this is encoded by the coding sequence ATGAAGACCAAGGCTGCGGTCCTGTTCGACGCGGGCAAACCGTTCGAGATCATGGAGTTGGACCTGGACGGGCCCAAGGCGGGCGAGGTGCTGATCAAGTACGCGGCCGCCGGTCTGTGCCACTCCGATCTGCACCTCATCGACGGTGACCTGGTACCGCGCTACCCGATCGTCGGCGGCCACGAAGGCGCCGGGATCATCGAGGAGGTCGGTGCGGGCGTCACCAAGGTCAAGCCGGGCGACCACGTGGTGTGCAGCTTCATACCCAACTGCGGCCACTGCCGCTACTGCGCCACCGGCCGTTCGAGTCTGTGCGACATGGGCGCCACCATCCTCGAGGGGCACCTGCCCGACGGCACCTTCCGGTTCCACTCCGGCGACACCGACTTCGGTGGCATGTGCATGCTCGGCACCTTCTCCGAGCGCGCGACCATCTCGGAGCACTCGGTGGTCAAGGTGGACGACTGGCTGCCGCTGGAGACGGCGGTGCTGGTGGGCTGTGGTGTGCCGACCGGCTGGGCGAGCGCCAACTACGCCGGTGGTGTTCGCGCGGGTGACACGACGGTCATCTACGGCATCGGCGGCATCGGCATCAACGCCGTGCAGGGCGCCGCACACGCCGGCGCCAAGCACGTCGTCGTCGTCGACCCGGTGGAGTTCAAGCGGGAGACCGCGCTGAAACTCGGCGCGACCCACGCCTTCGCCACCGCGCAGGAGGCGGCCGAGAAGGTCGCCGAGCTCACCTGGGGCCAGATGGCGGACCAGGCCCTTGTCACGGTGGGAGTCGTGGACGAGCAGGTGATCACCGACGCCTTCAACGTCCTCGGCAAGGGCGGCACGGTGGTCGTCACCGGACTCGCCCACCCCGAGAAGCTCACCGTGCACGTTTCCGGCGGCGTGCTGACGCTGTTCGAGAAGACCATCAAGGGCACGCTGTTCGGGTCGGCGAACCCGCAGTACGACATCCTCAAGATCCTGCGGCTCTACGACGCGGGCCAGCTGAAGCTCGACGAGCTCGTCACCACCAAGTACAACCTCGAGCAGGTCAACGAGGGCTACCAGGACCTGCGCGACGGCAAGAACATCCGCGGCGTGATCACCTACGCCGACTGA